In Balaenoptera ricei isolate mBalRic1 chromosome 7, mBalRic1.hap2, whole genome shotgun sequence, a single window of DNA contains:
- the G6PC2 gene encoding glucose-6-phosphatase 2 isoform X2: MDFLHRNGVLIIQHLQKDYRAYYSFLNFMSNVGDPRNIFSIYFPLWFQLNQAVGTKMIWVAVVGDWFNLIFKWILFGHRPYWWVQETQIYPNHSSPCLEQFPTTCETGPGSPSGHAMGSSCVWYVMVTAALGHTISRMDKSFTTLHRHACGRGL, encoded by the exons ATGGATTTCCTTCATAGGAACGGAGTGCTCATTATTCAGCATTTGCAGAAGGACTACCGAGCTTACTacagttttctaaattttatgtcCAATGTTGGAGATCCCCGGAatatcttttctatttattttccacTTTGGTTTCAACTTAATCAGGCAGTTGGAACCAAGATGATATGGGTAGCAGTCGTTGGGGATTGGttcaatcttatttttaaatg gATATTATTTGGTCATCGGCCTTACTGGTGGGTCCAAGAAACTCAGATTTACCCAAATCACTCAAGTCCATGCCTTGAACAGTTCCCCACTACGTGTGAAACAGGTCCAG GAAGTCCATCTGGCCATGCAATGGGCTCATCATGTGTCTGGTATGTCATGGTGACAGCTGCCCTGGGCCACACCATCAGTCGGATGGATAAGTCATTCACCACTCTGCACAG